The genomic stretch TGATGCTCATACAGTATGGAATGTCGGTATCTACTGCAATTAGCACATGTATGTGAATTTAATCGACTTAAATATGCCTCGCAAACAAGGGGCAAATATGAAACGCCTCCAACATATTTGCACATCTTAGTGGATAACCTTCTTATaagaaaaatgaaaagaaaCAAACGGTCAAATAAATAGATGCATACATGATAAGAAACTTTTATAATTTATTCTTTGTCACATAAAGCTTTTTGTAACTGCCAAAAAATGTTCTCGACTTGCTTTCAAACGTATCCGTACTGCTCGATGCTTGCTCTGACCTCCTATTCACACATTGTGCAATAACTGGCCCTGTTAAATCCCTGCGAGCCATTATATACAACCCTTGTTTGCAAATTCTCGTTGGTAGCAGCACATTACAAACAGGACACCTTTTCAGCTCCTTCCTGTGGAAAGCTGAACTTGGAACAACCCCTGTTCATTCATTACACTTGTAAGATGAACCTAGCACAGAGCAACGAGGAGAGAATCTCTCGATCTCCTCGAACTCGCAGTGGGAACTTTTTGGGAAACCTTTCCAACTCAGGTCAGCATAATCCCTGTTCTCTCAGTCTAGGCAAACATATGGCAGGATGTTCAATTTGCTCTCATCACCATGAGGATCCAATGATATACACTCTGTCCAATCATACCAGGTTCCCTTGGTGTCATGGCAACCGTTCACCCCTTGCCAGTGTTCACTGTGTATTCTGAGAAGGTCCTCATTTGTTACCTCCCGAGTCACCCCGGGTAGTTCGGTAACGGAGCTGCTCGGTACTAAAACGTGCGTTTTCCTGGACTCTTTTACGTCGTGTTCCTCTCGTTTCAAATATTCAGTCATGAAAAAGTGCGCCCCGTGGGTCTGCGCTCCAGAGGATGTGAGAACATTGCTCTGAAGATTAAGGTAGGATTGAATAATTTCGTTTCTGGACAGCTCCTTCCAGTTCGTCTGTTGAAAGGGGTTGGGGACAGGAGGTGGCGGTTTTTGTTGGGGTATCTCAGTCCTTGTGACCTCTGTAACTGGCGGTCCTTGGCACTCTTCCTCGTGGTGAGTTTCTTTCGGAGTGAGGGGCTTTATCTGTCCCGTCACGGGATCAAACGTCAACCTACGTTCTTTTAACCGCACAGGCTTGGTCCTGTCCTCCGATGTCTGGCCCTGAAGGTTTACCATGTAGTCTCTGGACCTGTATTTCTTACGCTTTTTGCCATCCGAGTTGGAAGTTGCTCCCTCTCGCTCGCTCTTGGTCTCTGAGGCCTCCAAGCTGTGGGTCGCTTGGTGGGAGGCGAGCGGGGAGCCGGATAGCGGCTCCAGTGTTACGCTGCTGAGTGGGGGCTGGGAGACTCTTTCTGTTGACCTGTGCAAGTGCATCGAGTCTTCCAGCCCTACCGAGGACGGACCGTCGCCAATGCACACTTGGGCTGGGGAGGTTAAAGGCTGCAATGTAGGCAAAGGAGAGGGCACTTGGGCAGAATTCTGCGATGGGCTCGAAAGAGTCCCTTTAGGTGCATATGTTGAAGACCTCTTGGCCATTGTCTCGAGTGTTACACTACGTGGACTTGAGGAGTATCGAGGGCTTTTAGGTTGATGCTGCCCACCACCAGCCCCATCCATTCGCGCATGCTGCTGTAACACTGACGTTTTGAGTAAAGAGGAAGTGCTAGGTGGTTTGGTTAGCCCGGGAGAGCTCGGATGAGGCTTGACAGCATTGACAGGAATTTTGTTCTGTCTGTCATTCTCAAGGTGCTCGGTGCGGATTCTGTCAGAGGGTGCGTCCTCATCTTTCTCTAGGAGAGACTCAGGACTTCCCCTAATTCCATTTGATGGTGGGGAGGAAGAAAACATTTGCTcataaatggatgtttttatCATTTTGGCTGGCAAATGGGGGGTATCCCTCTGCTCCGCCCGCCGTTTTCTGCTAGATTTCTCCGCCTTTGGAGAGTAAGTGTTGTGGATGTCATTTCTGGTTTTGAGCTCTGGAGCAATCTTGCTTGCCGGGGGTACCGCTGGAGGCGTTTCTGTCCGGCAGGGGTGAGCACCTCCATTGGCAGAGCCCGGGACGTTTGGCACTCCTCTCCCAGGAGTGTCACTTTGGCCAGGCTCGATGAGCCTTTGCCAGTTCCGCAAGAGTTTCTTGGCACGTTTGGCAAGGTCCTCATCCTTCGTTTTCTTCCTTACATCATTAATTAGCTTTCCTAAGCGTGTTTcctgcattaaaaaaaatgaataaatattgaGAAGTCTCACACTAAAAATTTCATTCATGATTCTTGGAATGTAGAACCGTTATTCTTCACATATAGGGGTGGGCCTGTTTTTACATGATCGTGAATATCGAATGCACAGCCTTGGAAAGTATAATTTATTTAACATGTACGCGTACACCGACGGTCGACGCATGTGCATATGGGCTGACAAAGTGCGATGCATCTCTAAAAAATTTACCATACTTTGGCCGATTCGATTCTACTAGTCTTTGcactgtcatatactgtactttaatgcaagCTCATAACAGCCATTTTCATTGACATacatgttttattaatgttgtcagacattaaaacaagtaataaaataataattaagcGTGACTCATTAATACtacatgtctgtctgtgtaCTCTTTGCTACTGCAGTTTACTTCCGCCTTTTGGTTCCGGTAGGTTCacgttattattttgtaaacaaacttttaaaaataaatttttacattAGTGAATCAATTCAGAATATGAATCTAAAAATTGAATTGTGCTCCCACCCCTATTCACATAACAGGTTTATTTGCAAATACACATCTTGTAATTCTTTGGCAATAATAAGGCATGAAATATTAAATACCATGACATACACAGACTACCTTAAGGTTAATATctgtcaaaatgttttttagcaaatatcatttattactaaaagggatgctccgatcaggatttttgcagccggTACAGAGTACCAATTTGTTGTCTTCGTGATCGGCCGATACAAACGTCCGATACTGATACTTcaagctgatatgcaagctaTTTGATGACTATAactgttaattttttttctagataaataccacagatgttgcctttttttatattattttctattattaggtatattattgttttaataaagaatcaaataaataagcacaacaaatatttcttctgcaaagagaaatttaatatgcctttaaaaaggcTTATGCCTGTTAAAAGTAacgaaaataaaacactttacagtctttactgtatgaattaaatatacacgcattcgtaCAACAGTTCTTCAGTGAAGAGCAGAGAATGATTTTATTGAGATGAATTaggttactgtagctttaagacgtgagagaGATCGCTATGTACATGTGCGATGAATGAGATGCTGCTGTGTGTGCGCGCAAGCGCACGCGCGTGTGTGGGGTATACGCAGAAAAGAGCAGCTGTAAGGAAAATGAATGCTTAAACTGTCAAAATGTTCAAACGCATGCAATTAATAAACTTTCGGCATGCAGGTGTGATGTCTGCGATTGATACGCGTTTTATAtgctgtttgatggggatgtgaagaccAGGGTCCGAAATGCGGGTAGATTTTACGTTTGGCGACTATATTCAAAAGGCTATCCGCCACACTGGCGGGTGCTTTTCATACCAAAATagtaatgcaatataatgtgtttgccagtaactaatCTGGGGACGAGGTAAGCTAGCCACAGAACGTCTCTACGCTCCAAGTCTCGGGTGCCGGAAGGTAAAAAGTGCCGCGAGACTTGAAGCACTAGAGACGGTCTGTTGCTAGCTAGTACTGCAGCTATCTGCTGCATATAGCTGATATGTGGTGGCATTTACCGGGAGTGAGACAACCTTTGAAACGAAAACTCACAGACGAAAAGGATGGCAACTCATTTGACATCAGAAATAAACCGAAACTTGAAAACATTCTGATTCATGACCATGATCACAGCAAATGAAATTCATGTATATGTGACAAAAAAAGGCTGTTTATTATTCTGGCCGGTAAAAAATATACTTGGCTGGTGGATTTTTTCATCTACCAGTCCCAGTGGCAGGTGAGCCAAAAAGTTAATTTCGGACCCTAGTGGTGAAGACTCATCGTTGTTGGGACCAAAGCGTGTTctcataaaaaaacacacatctcTGTTAAAGCAGAAAGAGAAATACAAATTTGCAGGTGACATGAGCAACGGGTTGTAAAAATACGCGTGCTGCGTAAAAATGGTCTCTAACTCGCGAGCtctatgatgacaaaagtaaataaaaagatCGGTTCATGAGATCGGCAAACTTAGCGAGTACCAATCGAGTCATTAAATACCATTATCGTCCAAtaccgatcgatcggagcatccctaattactaataaattaaaaacacagagcagTTTAAAAAAGCTAGATATACATTATACATCTCACCAACCTCAAGTGCTTCTTTGGTGATGGGGTATTTCTCCAAATTCGTAATAACATCAAGAACTGCAACCATGTTACAGATCTGTTCAGGAAAAGAGAGAATTTAACAAAACAAGCTTAACATTGAGACAGAACTAAAAGTTATTATGATCTAAAATAATGAACAGATGGATTTGCTCAATGtctaatataaaaaacaaacacactgaCAATACATGGCAGATAAAAAACTGCAGTTCAACTAGTAAAGCACGCAGCTAACAACagcaaggtcatgggtttgatttacAAAGAACATACTGATAAAGTGCATATCTTGTAAGATAGAAAGTAAAGAGAAAAAGCATCTGACGAgtgaatacatttaaaaataattaaacttGTTTATACTCTCATTGACAATATACCATATTGGAATCATTTACTTCTCTTACACTAATGGCCAATGAAAGAGTGAAGACCTGTATCACCTGTGGTAGCAGAATCTCACTCAACAGGTTGACCATGAACTCAAGGGCATCACTGCGAGTATGTGACACCCCTGACCCTCAACCTAGCAGTTTACCCCAAGAGATTTGCAACTATGCAAATGATCTACAGACACACCACTGAAAAGTATTCAACAGtgaaaaaaaatggtcaaactATACCAGACTGGTGGGTTGACCGATATGGGTTTTGACTGGTAATGCCAATACTGAGACGGCCGATACAACACaaatgtaattacagtaaatGAGAGAGAAACTGAAAATTTGTAAAACTAAACGAACATTTACTGGGAATAATTGTATGAATGTCCACTTCAGGAAGCATTTCTACAAATTTTAAGTTTCAGCACAACTATATCTAGTTAATACACCCAGTAACGGGTAATAAAAATTACACCAAATATTACTTACCAGTCACAGGATTTGTGATTGTAAGGTAAAATGTTACaagtttgtttacatcacaCCTGTGCTCCCTGCTGAAACTACCGCTGAGCTGTACATCTGACAGCTCACTGTACTGTATGAATAGGACTTTGATGCACACTTGAGTGTTGTTGTGTGTAAAACAATGTAAgtttacataaaattaaaaacagtgAATGATAATGGCTAATTCTTTTGTCCGTCATACAGAGACTTGACATTTGAGTGGCCTTTCTTAATTATCAAAGAATTTAAGGAATGGAAAGACTATCGGCCAAATCGATAAATATCAGCCACAGCAATAAACCAGAACCCAAAATCTAACTAAATCCAACATATAAGTTGTTAGACAATAAAGCAGAAATTAGACAAACCTATAGGACTCAATGCCGTGAAAAGAGAACCTACATTAAAGCCCTAATGCTATGATATGCTATTTGGTCTGCTTTGGATCTCTATGGTGACAACTTTCCACATGCCCCTTACAATAACTAGTTTCTCCTCTCTTGTAAGGGCGGTTGGCGAGTTAGCCTAGTGAACTTTTCAGTCTGGCTGTTATTTTTTCCAGCCAGAGGAATTTAGTTAGCACTGCACACTGAAAAGCAGCTGGTTATGTGTGCTCAGgttagcttacacacaggtccACACGCATTCACATTTGAGATCGCTTTTACGATttcatatataatatattaacgAATCTGTACAAAACCATTGCTCGTGTGTTTGGTTTATAGACAGAATCAAGCCAACACACTTAACTCAATGAAAAGTCATAAGCTAACGCGATGCTAGTGTCAATGTGTCACCTAACGTTAGCCACATATTAAGCTTACTTTAGTCTTGATCTGCCATATATAACGTTAATCACACAACAACATTTCCCAACGTATTGATGAACAGTATGCATACTAAACAACTTAAATTAAGCGTCGACCAAATCGTTCATGACTTAAACGCACCCCATTGCTATCGACTTCAAAACTAGCAGGTAGCTTGACACCGAACGGCTAACGGACAACATGTCTGTCACGCAGACTTCATACAGCATGTCATCTGTGTCTGGTCACATCGTTCACCTTAAAACAAGATGGGTGGGTGTATAAAACACCTCACTGCCGATTTATGTCTGAAGTCTGTGCTTAAATCCAGCCTGTCTGGCTGCTTGGTTAGCACAGCGCGTAAGATAAATGTGCCTCTCAGTTAGCAAGCTGGCTAACGGGAGCTCGAGCTCACATCTCCGACGCCGTGCTGAGCTCCACACGCTTTCAAATAAAGCAACGAAATGTAATTGTGTAGGGGAAAGCGAGCTTCGAGGCTCGGGTGGCGGGAAAGTGAGCGGATTACTCACATTGCTGTGGCTATCGATGGCCTGCAGCAGCCGGTCTCTCATCTGCTGCGGGGTTGCGGAGGCCGTTGTCATTGCCTGCTCTGTGCGAAGCGGCCGACGGGGGAAAAATCCTCCGGATTCAAGGGCTTAATGGATTGCGTGAACTCACAGGCCTCTCGGGAGGATGGAGAAGTGGCGGAACCACATGTTTCTAACGTGACTGTTGGCTTGAGAAgcggtgtgtatgtgtgtgttcagtAGGGAGATGAAGGTTCGACGGTTCGCCGCCTCATTGCGTCGAGCGCTCTCGCCGATCTCATGAACTGCACTGGATCAAAACCCTACACACCGCTGCATTATGGGAGAGCGCGACGTCTCGTGACGTCATCACGCAAGTTCAAACAAATACAAATCCAGCGACTGTGCAGTATGGGAAGTTTTTTAATTTACAAAGGTGGGGTTGTGAAATAATGCCGTTTTACTCCTTACTGCTCTATTTTGGTgaatatttgaacacaaaacacaaacaaataattatgcttttgaaattttttattcaattccataaacaaatattaatgcaAAGGTACAAAGACTTTAGCTTCCACACAGAAAAATACAGTAAGGACAATGGGATTTAGCTTGGTAAcatcttgttttaaataagtAGCATACACTTACACACCCCACTTCTTTACATATTCTTTTTTGCTTTCTTTATTTCGTAGAAAACATCCGGTAAGAGGAacatttttctttcatttttaaagggtCAGATAAACAAAACCACAGAGTTGCAGAGCTGTTCCTGAAAGCTAGGTTTGCATATTTGGTGAGAATAATCATGACCAGctgcaaaatattaaattaatgtCTGAACTTCGCAGTCAAATGTATGTGCAACGTCTGAATTATCATATcatatactgaaaaaaatataaattagctGCCTTTGTAGAGATATGAACCACTAGAATAGTAGTTCACATTCATTAAATGCACATACTGTATGATGATCTTAAAATtttgtttatacatttaaatgccACTAGGTTGGATTATCACGTCATCTCTCTCTAACATTTCTTGTAGTTAAAACAAAAGTATACAAAGTCACTTGATAGGAAAATATTTCCAGTTAAAGAGATTTTAGATATACTCAGAACATGATAACTGCAAAAAAGCAGGACATCACATCAAAACTTACAGGATTTTAAAAATTTAGTACCATGCAGCAAAAGTTTAACCaataaaaacaagtttttagTGTTAAAGGATATAAAGTAATACAGATTTGTATGTAAATAGTTGGCAGGGAAAGTAATAACggctgatttaaaaaataaaaataggttATCAATGCTAACAAAGGTAAAGTAAGCTAAGCTATTTTCAAACTGCCATAAGATGCAAAAGCATCTACATTGTTAAACCAAGCATTATTAACTGgaggtaaataaataaagagcATGACTAAAAAGGTAAGAACATTTTTGGCTTTATACAATGGCTTTGTTGATAAGAGAGAAAGTGTGCAGGTAAAATATACATGCACACTTTcttcacaatttattttactgGTGTTATAAAGTGGCGTCTTACAAATCTTACAAATGCTGCAAATGACCAGAccttatcttaaaaaaaaagaaaaaactaattATTTAAAGAGGgctgttttaaataaaatctattGGCACACTCATTAAAGCATGATTGTTTCACAACAAATAATAACAGATCTGCTATTGTTAAGAGAAAAAACAATAACACTtaaaaggtcacgttcttcctgatctcattttttaaactttagttagtgtgtaatgttgctgttaaagcatgaataatacctgcaaaatgataaagcaagctcaaagttcaatgccaagcgatatatttctttttacagaattcacctttcaaagcctacagcgaatggccggtttggactaaaGCCccctacttcctgctttaatgacgtcaatgaaatagtttttgactaaaccccgcccacaggaatacgtcagtcgccagctaagctcaaacggctctgctaagctaagctgctgtcgaatcgcaacacactaaacaaactacacaatcagaactcgttacgtatttctgaaggagggtcttcatagaacaaggaagacatcagcccattttgaggacagtgaaaacagcgctatacaaataagtaaattgtgtgaaaaatacttcgtttttacacgtgaaaaatgaacacatgttgcgcactgtaaacacaatcaaaccttcaaaaacacaggaagaacgggacctttaaataaaataaagatatACACAACAGAACCAAATTATAGGggaaaacaatttttttacctTACAATTTGTTTCCCATGAAAgaaatcaaatacaaaaaaacgaaataaaataatacaacaCTTTGTTTTTATGGCTATTTTCATAATACTCTTTTATAAAATTCTGTTCATAtttaattattatgtttaacAGGATAAGCGTTAAGCCAGACTCTAGCTTTATCCTTGTACTAATAGTAACATCAACTCGTTTTTCTTTCCTTACTGAGAGTCAATTTGTAACATAGTGAAATGTTTTTTATGCCAAAACTTCTCTTTTTAACTGCATTATGAGGACTCTTGTAacaatatatatgtattttttaaattaaacctCAAGTAGACATGTCTTACAATATAGATATATTTGGAAATCTAGGAGCTGAGCAGATGAGCAACCATAGCAAAGAAATGACAAATCTACAATGCAGTAAACAGACCTTAAGCATGATAAGACAACTTTTACAGTACTTAAACATCAAATTCCATATGCACATACATATATGAAAATAGAAGAACACCTGCCAGAAACGAATAGTTCTACTGCAAACACTACAGAACAAAGACAAAAGAGGATATCATTTCACAAAGCTTTAACAAAGTTCAGTGTATAGAGGCTGAAAAGCAAAATTGCATGTACAATTGCCGCagggattaaaaaaaaaaatctgaagtGTGATCTCACTTGATAATAGACACAgatgtttatttaaacaatgAGTCAAAGGAAAGTCCCTGAACAAAGGGATAATATAAAGTCCACGTCAAGCATTTCAAAATGTCGAAACATATAGTTCAATATTGTTCGTTTCATTTATAGATTTTTAcatactttttatattttaagctctatttttaaattttaaaatatagaaATGTATTAGTGTAGCATTTATGTACATGAAGGCTGTGCATACATTAGATACTGAAAGTTACAATGAGGACCTTTTACTTATCTGCATGCATTCCTTTTATGTCTGTTACTTGCTTTTTTAGATTCTGCTTCAATTTTTGTTAATGATAACACTTCAGTCCACAGATGAAAGCTATGTGAAGTTAAAACTGGTCCATTATGAACTGAGATACAGTCACCAGCTTTCTTTGATGCATTTTGTTAATACCGCGGGGCACTTTCATACTTTGCTAATACTAcatataaagttttttttagcatTGATCAAGTATAAAATCATAAATAGACAACAGATAATTTCACGTTTTCAAAAATACTTGTCTTAGAGTAGAAGGCAAAGGCGGCCAAACATGGGGGGAGAATAGACCCAGTGCACATAACAGTCACTCAGATGGGTGTAAAAAGAATGGGGAAAAGACGACTTAATATTGATTAAAGTGCCAAGTAAATGTATGAAGTGATACAAGTTCACATAAACGCGGACTACACAAATACagatgtgaaataaaaatgtcacaaagATAAAAGTGCGCAGCTTATAAAATCACCAATTTTGTTAAAAGGTGATTGGCCATGCAGCCTCTTGCGAGTGAAATGGAGGTGGCACAATAACGCATTGGGCAACTATTAACTATTCGACACATGGAAAAGTTCAAAGACATCACAGTAACAAAAACAATGCTAGTTCAGTAATATGTTTGGTCCTACACAAAAAGTGATGAAATACATTCTGGTTTCAGCAATGCTGCTCTTTCCATGAGGCAGTTAAGTAAAGGAATATATAACAATAACTGTTTAC from Paramisgurnus dabryanus chromosome 6, PD_genome_1.1, whole genome shotgun sequence encodes the following:
- the crsp7 gene encoding mediator of RNA polymerase II transcription subunit 26 isoform X1, which gives rise to MTTASATPQQMRDRLLQAIDSHSNICNMVAVLDVITNLEKYPITKEALEETRLGKLINDVRKKTKDEDLAKRAKKLLRNWQRLIEPGQSDTPGRGVPNVPGSANGGAHPCRTETPPAVPPASKIAPELKTRNDIHNTYSPKAEKSSRKRRAEQRDTPHLPAKMIKTSIYEQMFSSSPPSNGIRGSPESLLEKDEDAPSDRIRTEHLENDRQNKIPVNAVKPHPSSPGLTKPPSTSSLLKTSVLQQHARMDGAGGGQHQPKSPRYSSSPRSVTLETMAKRSSTYAPKGTLSSPSQNSAQVPSPLPTLQPLTSPAQVCIGDGPSSVGLEDSMHLHRSTERVSQPPLSSVTLEPLSGSPLASHQATHSLEASETKSEREGATSNSDGKKRKKYRSRDYMVNLQGQTSEDRTKPVRLKERRLTFDPVTGQIKPLTPKETHHEEECQGPPVTEVTRTEIPQQKPPPPVPNPFQQTNWKELSRNEIIQSYLNLQSNVLTSSGAQTHGAHFFMTEYLKREEHDVKESRKTHVLVPSSSVTELPGVTREVTNEDLLRIHSEHWQGVNGCHDTKGTWYDWTECISLDPHGDESKLNILPYVCLD
- the crsp7 gene encoding mediator of RNA polymerase II transcription subunit 26 isoform X2, which gives rise to MVAVLDVITNLEKYPITKEALEETRLGKLINDVRKKTKDEDLAKRAKKLLRNWQRLIEPGQSDTPGRGVPNVPGSANGGAHPCRTETPPAVPPASKIAPELKTRNDIHNTYSPKAEKSSRKRRAEQRDTPHLPAKMIKTSIYEQMFSSSPPSNGIRGSPESLLEKDEDAPSDRIRTEHLENDRQNKIPVNAVKPHPSSPGLTKPPSTSSLLKTSVLQQHARMDGAGGGQHQPKSPRYSSSPRSVTLETMAKRSSTYAPKGTLSSPSQNSAQVPSPLPTLQPLTSPAQVCIGDGPSSVGLEDSMHLHRSTERVSQPPLSSVTLEPLSGSPLASHQATHSLEASETKSEREGATSNSDGKKRKKYRSRDYMVNLQGQTSEDRTKPVRLKERRLTFDPVTGQIKPLTPKETHHEEECQGPPVTEVTRTEIPQQKPPPPVPNPFQQTNWKELSRNEIIQSYLNLQSNVLTSSGAQTHGAHFFMTEYLKREEHDVKESRKTHVLVPSSSVTELPGVTREVTNEDLLRIHSEHWQGVNGCHDTKGTWYDWTECISLDPHGDESKLNILPYVCLD